In uncultured Draconibacterium sp., one genomic interval encodes:
- a CDS encoding Na(+)-translocating NADH-quinone reductase subunit A encodes MSEVVKLRKGLNIKLKGSAEKALDKLPVPATVALKPTDFPGLTPKLSVKVDAEVKAGDALFYDKYHPEILFTAPLGGKVVSINRGERRKILEVVIATDEKVGSAEFKKADPSSLSAEEVKEQILKSGIWPFIKKRPYGIIANPEEKPKAIYISTFDTAPLAPDYNFVLDGQLDTFQTGVNALAQLTEGKVNLGVSKDSAFTSLKNVVVNTFEGPHPAGNVGIQIANTSPINKGEVVWTINVQDVLFIGRLFETGNVDFTKTVALAGSEVKTPKYYQTTVGAPVATLVEGKLVDADYNQRIISGNVLTGTKVSAKSYLGFYDSQISVIPEGDEYEFLGWADPGFNKFSATKAYFGKLFPKKEYTMNANIHGGERAFVLSNQYEKLVPMDILPVYLLKAILVNDIDKMENFGIYEVIEEDFALCEYACTSKIEVQKILREGINTMIKELG; translated from the coding sequence ATGTCAGAAGTAGTTAAGTTAAGGAAAGGGCTTAATATAAAGCTAAAAGGAAGTGCAGAAAAGGCACTTGACAAATTGCCGGTTCCGGCAACAGTAGCTCTGAAACCCACCGATTTTCCGGGACTTACTCCAAAACTTAGTGTAAAAGTTGACGCCGAGGTTAAAGCCGGCGATGCTTTGTTCTACGACAAATATCATCCTGAAATCTTATTTACAGCTCCTCTTGGAGGAAAAGTAGTATCGATTAACCGTGGTGAGCGTCGTAAAATTTTGGAAGTAGTTATTGCAACCGACGAGAAAGTTGGTTCAGCCGAATTTAAAAAAGCTGACCCATCAAGCTTATCGGCGGAAGAGGTGAAGGAACAAATTTTGAAAAGTGGTATATGGCCGTTTATCAAAAAACGTCCGTATGGTATTATCGCCAATCCGGAGGAGAAACCAAAAGCCATTTACATTTCAACATTCGATACGGCTCCATTGGCACCCGATTACAATTTTGTTCTCGATGGCCAACTGGATACCTTCCAAACCGGTGTTAACGCATTGGCTCAACTTACCGAAGGAAAAGTAAATCTTGGAGTTTCAAAGGATTCGGCTTTTACATCGCTAAAAAATGTTGTAGTTAATACGTTTGAGGGACCACACCCTGCCGGTAACGTTGGTATTCAAATTGCCAATACATCTCCAATAAACAAAGGCGAAGTGGTTTGGACCATCAACGTACAGGATGTATTGTTTATTGGCCGCCTGTTTGAAACAGGTAATGTTGATTTTACAAAAACTGTTGCTTTAGCCGGGTCAGAGGTTAAAACACCAAAATATTACCAAACTACTGTAGGTGCACCAGTTGCTACTCTGGTTGAAGGTAAATTGGTTGACGCCGACTACAATCAGCGTATAATCAGCGGTAACGTACTTACCGGAACCAAAGTTTCTGCAAAAAGTTACCTTGGCTTTTACGATTCGCAGATCAGTGTAATTCCTGAAGGCGATGAGTATGAATTTTTGGGCTGGGCCGATCCCGGTTTTAACAAGTTCAGTGCAACCAAAGCTTATTTCGGAAAATTGTTCCCGAAAAAAGAGTACACAATGAATGCAAATATTCATGGTGGCGAACGTGCATTTGTTTTGTCGAACCAATACGAAAAACTGGTTCCGATGGATATTCTTCCGGTATACCTGCTTAAAGCTATCCTGGTAAACGATATCGACAAAATGGAAAACTTTGGTATTTATGAAGTGATAGAAGAAGACTTCGCCTTGTGTGAATACGCCTGTACTTCAAAAATCGAGGTTCAGAAAATTTTGCGCGAAGGAATTAATACCATGATCAAAGAGCTTGGTTAA